GGTGGCCTCGCTGGCGCCTAAATCACGCGCCGCCTCCAGCATTCTGACATCGAAGCCTTTCAGTCGTGAGTAAACGGTGATCACTACAAACGGCAGGCAAAAAGTAATATGCGAAACCAGCAGCGACCAAAAGCCCAGCGAAATGCCCAACAGCATAAACAGCACCAGCAGGGAGATCGCCATGACAATATCGGGCGACATCATTACCACAAACAGCATACCGCTGACAAACGGCTTGCCGCGAAAGCGATAGCGGTAGAGCGCTACCGCCGTCAGCGCGCCAATTAGCGTAGCGAAACTGGCCGAAAGCACGCCCATCACCAGCGAGTGCTGCGCCGCCTGGATCAGGCTGTCATTGTGCATTAACAGCGTATACCACTGGGTACTGAAGCCCTGCCAGTTAATGCCGAAGCGCGACGCGTTAAAAGAGTTAACGATCAGGATCACAATCGGGATATACAGCCAGGCGTAAATGAGAAACATAAAGCCGCTGCGTAATGTTTTGCCCATTAGTCCAGCTCCACTTTCTTATTCAACATACGCGCCGCACGCCAGTAGAATAGCAGCATCAGGCCCATCACCAGCGTCAGAACAATGCTGGTGGCCGCGCCGAACGGCCAGTCGCGAATATTCAGGAACTGGCTTTTAATCACATTGCCGATCAGCAAGTTTTTCGCGCCGCCCATCAAATCGGCGACGAAAAACAGCCCCATCGCCGGCAGCAGCACCAGCAGGCAGCCAGCGACAATGCCCGGCATCGTCAGCGGCAGGATAATGCGCCAAAAGGTTTGCAGTTTACTGGCGCCGAGATCGCGCGCCGCCTCCAGGCAGGACGTGTCCAGCTTTTCCAGGCTGGAGTAGAGCGGCATCACCATAAACGGCAGCAGGATATAGACCAGCCCCAGCACCACCGCTTCTGAGGTATACATAATGCGGAACGGCTTGTCGATCATCCCCAGCCATAGCAGAAACTCATTCAGCCAGCCGCGGGTGCTAAGGAAAATTTTCAGCCCGTAAATGCGGATCAATGAGTTGGTCCAGAACGGCACAATCAGCAGAAACAGCATAACCGGGCGGATGCGCGCCGACAGCTTCGTCAGGCACCAGGCGAAGGGATAACCCAGCAGCAAACAGCAGAGCGTGGCGATCAACGCCATATTCAGCGAATGCAGCAGCACCGAACCATATAGCGGGTCAAGCAGCCGGGTATAATTATCGAAAGTCAGCGCCAGACGAACAAAACTGGCGTCATCACGCTTCATAAAGCTGGTGGCGATGATCATCAGATTGGGCAAAAAGACAAACAGCAGCAGCCAACCGACAATCAGCGTGATAATCGTTTTCTGGAAGCGATTACGCATTATTTTCATCGGGCAGCACCACCTCCCAGCTTTCAACCCAGGTAATCGCCATCTTTTGATTCAGCGAGTGGTCAAAATCGGGATCGTCCTCGTTAAAGAACTCGCTGACGGTGACCATCTTGCCGTTTTCCAGCTCAACGGTGGATTCCAGCGTCATGCCTTTATAGTTGCGTTCGCGAACAAAGCCCACCAGGCCTTCCGCGCGCTCGCTGTCGTTGATCTCTTCAACGCGCAGATCTTCCGGGCGCAGCAGAACATGCAGATGTTGGCCGACGCTGACCGGGAAAGGCACCAGAATATCGCATTCGCGTCCTTCTACGCGAGCGCGTACGCGCTGATCGTCCAGCGGCGCGATAACTACCGTATCAAACACGTTGATCTCGCCGATAAAACGCGCCACAAACAGGTTGGCCGGCTCTTCATAAATCTCACGCGGCGAGCCGTCCTGCTCAATGCGACCGTCGCGCAGTACCACGATGCGATCCGACATGCTGAGCGCCTCTTCCTGATCGTGCGTGACGAACACAAAGGTGATGCCCAGTTTGCGCTGCAGCGCTTTCAGCTCGTTCTGCATCTGCTTGCGCAGTTTGTAATCCAGCGCCGAAAGCGACTCATCCAGCAGCAGTACTTTAGGGCGGTTTACTACCGCGCGCGCAATGGCGACGCGCTGCTGCTGTCCGCCGCTGAGCTGGTGCGGCCGCCGATCGGCGAAGCTGTCCAGTTGCACCATCGCCAGCGCGTCGTTAACGCGCGTGGTGATCTCGGCCGCCGGCGTTTTCTGCATGCGCAGGCCAAACGCGACGTTTGCAAAGACCGACATATGCGGAAACAGGGCATAGCTCTGGAAAACGGTATTAACGTGGCGGTGCTCGGCGGGCGTGGCGGTAATGGTTTCGCCATCAAGGATGATCTCGCCGCTGTCGGTCTCTTCAAGGCCGGCAATCAGACGCAGGATAGTGGTTTTGCCACAGCCCGAGGGGCCCAGCAAAGTAATAAACTCGCCGTGGTGTATGGTCAGGTTAAAATCAGCAATAATTTCTTTGCCGTCAAAAGCTTTACTGATGCCAGAAAGCGTAACCAGCGCCGTTTGCGCGCGTGTTTGCGTCATTTTAGTCACTCAGCCCGAAGTTATCGGCAGTCAGGGCTGCCTGTAGGTGTGTAGAGCCGGTCGCTACGGTCGGCCAGCCAACAAAGTCAGGGGCGCGATGATACCTGAAAACTTCGCTAATTCCATGCTCACAGACCAATAACCGCTATTTATCCCGATAAAAAAGCGATTTGCCTTTTTGCGCACTACGCTTTAACACTATGACCTGACGCAATATGTTGGCAACGCAGGCTTTCCATAATAGCTCACGGCCATTGAGAGAGAAGAAAGATGACAACGCTACTCGACCGGTTTTTACATTATGTTTCGTTTGATACGCAGTCGCGCGCCCATGCGCGCCAGGTTCCCAGCACAGAAGGGCAGTGGCAGCTGGCCAGGGCGTTACAGAAAGAATTAACAGAACTGGGGCTGAAGGATGTCACCCTTAGCGAACACTGCTGCGTGATGGCCACCTTGCCGGCAAATGTGGATTATCCCACGCCGGTTATCGGCTTTATTTCCCATGTGGATACCTCTCCCGATTTCAGCGGCAAGCATGTTAATCCGCAAATCGTAGAGAACTATCGCGGCGGGGATATTGCGCTTGGCATCGGTGAAGAGATCCTGTCGCCGGTGATGTTTCCGATCCTGCATCAGCTGATCGGTCATACGCTGATCACCACCGACGGTAAAACCCTGCTTGGCGCGGATGATAAGGCTGGCGTGGCGGAGATCATGACTGCGGTGGCGCAGCTGGCGCAGAGCGATATTCCGCACGGCGAAATTCGCATCGCCTTTACGCCTGATGAAGAAGTCGGGCGCGGCACCGAGCATTTTGATGTTGCCGCCTTTGGCGCGGACTGGGCCTATACCATCGATGGCAGCGGGCTGGGTGAATTTCAATTTGAAAACTTTAATGCCGCCTCGGTGACGGTAAAAATCATGGGTAATAATGTTCACCCCGGCACGGCGAAAGGCGTGATGGTGAACGCGCTGGATCTGGCGATGCGCTTTCATGCCGAAGTGCCCGCCACCGAGAAACCGCAGTTTACCAGCGGCTATGAAGGTTTTTACCATCTGCACGGCATTAAAGGTTCGGTGGAGCGCGCAGAGCTAAGCTATATCGTACGTGATTTCGATCGCGACAGCTTTGAAACCCGTAAGCAAAAGCTGATTGATATTGCCCGTCGCGTTGGCAAAGGGCTGAACCCCGACTGCTATATCGATGTCACGGTGGAAGACAGCTATTACAATATGCGGGAGATCGTCGAAGCGCACCCGCATAGCATTGAACTGGCGCTGCAGGCCATGCGCAACTGCGGCGTAGAGCCGGATGTGAAGCCGATTCGCGGCGGCACCGACGGCGCCTGGCTCTCCTTTAAAGGCCTGCCTTGCCCGAATATCTTTACCGGCGGCTATAACTACCACGGCAAACACGAATTCGCTTCGCTGGATATTATGCAGAAAACGGTAGAGGTGATTATCGATATCGCCCGGCTGGCGGCAGTGAAAAAGTAATAAAAAAGGCGGCTGGTATCGTGCCAGCCGCCACAGACAGGGTTGTTCAATAGCGGCTATCGCCGGTATTGATGAGCGCAGGCCCGTTACCCTTCGTTGAAATACCAGTAACCGTTGTTGACCAGCCCGGCCAGCTGCGCCAGAAACGCCGGGTCGTCCAGCGCGTCGGCAAAATCCTGCAGCGTCAGCGTCTGTTTCGCCGCCAGCGCGTTTAACGCCGCCGGCCAGGCTGATTCCAACTGTTCGCCGTTAATAAACACCGCTTCGCCGATTTTCAGCACCCGCAGGCCGCCCAAACGCGTCAGGGTATCGCCCTGCTGCAGCGCGTCATAAATTTCATCAGGCTGATAGGGCGGCTCCGGCGGCGCGATATCCAGCTCATGGCGCGATTGCGAAATAAACTCGCCAAACCACTGCCGGAATTGCTCCGGCTGATCGATCACTTCCATCATCAGCTGACGGATACCGTCGATCTCCTGCGGCAGGATCTCTGCCGGACAGTTGCGTGGGACAATCTGCGGGTCGCTGTAGCGGCGGCTGCCCAGCTCGCGTGCCAGCACAAAATCAGCAAAGCCGCTGATCAGCTCACGTCCGCTCGGCGCACGGAACCCAACGGAATAGTTCAGCGCGTTTTCCAGCGAATAGCCTTCATGCGGGAAACCCGGCGGGATATAGAGGATATCGCCCGGCTCCATCTCTTCATCGATAATGGCGTCAAACGGCTCCACCTGCAGCAAATCAGGATGCGGACAGTGCTGCTTAAGCGGCACCTTTTCACCGACGCGCCAGCGACGACGGCCGGTGCCCTGAATAATAAACACGTCATACTGATCCAGATGCGGGCCAACGCCGCCGCCGGGCACCGAAAAGGAGATCATTAAATCATCGATGCGCCAGTCGGGTAAAAAGCGGAACGGACGCATCAGCGCGGCGGCAGGCTCGTGCCAGTGGTTGACCGCCTGAACCAGCAGCGACCAGTTATGTTCGCCCAGGTGATCGTAGCTTTCGAACGGGCCGTGGCTAACCTGCCATTTACCGTCCTGTTGGCTAACCAGGCGGCTATCTACTTCATTCTCCATCGCCAGTCCTGCCAGCTCATCCGGCGAGATAGGATCGATAAAGTTTTTGAAGCCGCGTTTCAGGATTACCGGGCGCTTTTGCCAGTAATTCTGTAAAAAATCGGTCCAGTTAAGATCGAGCTGATAATCCATAAGGTTTTCCAGTGCAGGCGAGAAAGGGCAGCAAGTATATACAGGTTATATGCAGGCTGCATGTGCGTTGGCTTTCCTCGCGAATCTCCGGCGCTTAGCCACGTAAGCGCCTGGCGATTCGCTCTGTTGCCGTCTTAATGCAATGCGAATGATGAGAGTATAACAGCGGCGCCAGGGTTCTACTCAAGGTTATGTTCGACTTCCTGGCGCTGAAAAATCACTTTCATATGCGCGCCGCCCAGTTCGCTGGTTCCGGCTTCGATATCGCCGGCGTACTGCTCCAGGATATCGCGCGCTACCGCCAGCCCCAGTCCCTGGCCCGGGCGCAGAGTATCCGCGCGCTGGCCGCGCAGAAAGATCATTTCACGTTTACTCTCAGGAATGCCTGGTCCGTCATCTTCCACAATCAGCTGGAGGCTGGAGTCGGTCTGCCGCGCGCTGATCTCCACGAATTCCAGACAATATTTACAGGCGTTATCCAGCACATTGCCCATCACTTCCATAAAATCATTTTGATCGCCCACGAAGGTGATCTCCGGCGAGATATCCAGCGTCAGCGAAACGCCTTTGCGCTGATAGACCTTATTCAGCGCCGAACAAAGACTATCCAGCAGCGCGGAAACCGAATGCAGTTCGCGTTTTAAAGGGTTATGGTCCGCCTGCATGCTGGCGCGATGCAGGTAGTAGCCAATCTGTTGCGAGATGCGGCTAATCTGCTCCAGCATGATCGGCTCTGCCTGTTCAACGGAGAGATTTTTCCCGCCGCGCAATGAACGCAGCGTGCTTTGCAGCACCGCCAGCGGGGTTTTTAGGCTATGGGTTAAATCGGAAAGGGTGGTGCGGTAACGCGTATAGCGCTGGCGTTCATTTTCCAGCAGCAGGTTCAGGTTACGCACCAGGCTGCGCAATTCCTGCGGCGGGTTCGGATCCAGCGCTTCACGCTGGCTGCTTTCCAGCTCGCGGATCTGGCTGGCCAGCGTGCCGATAGGGCGCAGGCTCCAGTGCGCCGCCAGCCACAGCAGCGGGATGACCAGCAGCAGATTAACCAGCAGCACATAGCTAAACCATGACCAGACTACGTCAGAGTGCTGCAGCTCCTGGGGAATGGAATCGACCACCACGACGGTTAACGCGGGCAGGCTGGTGGTGGCGTCATAGCGGTTTACCGCTACCGAGTGGGTAAAGGTGCCGTTGCCATTATCGTCATAATCATGCAGCTTGTTTTTCGCCGCCAGGTCATTGCCCAGCGCTTTATTACTGGTCTGGTTA
This Mixta hanseatica DNA region includes the following protein-coding sequences:
- a CDS encoding cupin domain-containing protein, which produces MDYQLDLNWTDFLQNYWQKRPVILKRGFKNFIDPISPDELAGLAMENEVDSRLVSQQDGKWQVSHGPFESYDHLGEHNWSLLVQAVNHWHEPAAALMRPFRFLPDWRIDDLMISFSVPGGGVGPHLDQYDVFIIQGTGRRRWRVGEKVPLKQHCPHPDLLQVEPFDAIIDEEMEPGDILYIPPGFPHEGYSLENALNYSVGFRAPSGRELISGFADFVLARELGSRRYSDPQIVPRNCPAEILPQEIDGIRQLMMEVIDQPEQFRQWFGEFISQSRHELDIAPPEPPYQPDEIYDALQQGDTLTRLGGLRVLKIGEAVFINGEQLESAWPAALNALAAKQTLTLQDFADALDDPAFLAQLAGLVNNGYWYFNEG
- the potA gene encoding spermidine/putrescine ABC transporter ATP-binding protein PotA; translation: MTQTRAQTALVTLSGISKAFDGKEIIADFNLTIHHGEFITLLGPSGCGKTTILRLIAGLEETDSGEIILDGETITATPAEHRHVNTVFQSYALFPHMSVFANVAFGLRMQKTPAAEITTRVNDALAMVQLDSFADRRPHQLSGGQQQRVAIARAVVNRPKVLLLDESLSALDYKLRKQMQNELKALQRKLGITFVFVTHDQEEALSMSDRIVVLRDGRIEQDGSPREIYEEPANLFVARFIGEINVFDTVVIAPLDDQRVRARVEGRECDILVPFPVSVGQHLHVLLRPEDLRVEEINDSERAEGLVGFVRERNYKGMTLESTVELENGKMVTVSEFFNEDDPDFDHSLNQKMAITWVESWEVVLPDENNA
- the potB gene encoding spermidine/putrescine ABC transporter permease PotB, whose product is MKIMRNRFQKTIITLIVGWLLLFVFLPNLMIIATSFMKRDDASFVRLALTFDNYTRLLDPLYGSVLLHSLNMALIATLCCLLLGYPFAWCLTKLSARIRPVMLFLLIVPFWTNSLIRIYGLKIFLSTRGWLNEFLLWLGMIDKPFRIMYTSEAVVLGLVYILLPFMVMPLYSSLEKLDTSCLEAARDLGASKLQTFWRIILPLTMPGIVAGCLLVLLPAMGLFFVADLMGGAKNLLIGNVIKSQFLNIRDWPFGAATSIVLTLVMGLMLLFYWRAARMLNKKVELD
- the potC gene encoding spermidine/putrescine ABC transporter permease PotC, yielding MGKTLRSGFMFLIYAWLYIPIVILIVNSFNASRFGINWQGFSTQWYTLLMHNDSLIQAAQHSLVMGVLSASFATLIGALTAVALYRYRFRGKPFVSGMLFVVMMSPDIVMAISLLVLFMLLGISLGFWSLLVSHITFCLPFVVITVYSRLKGFDVRMLEAARDLGASEATILRKIILPLAMPAVAAGWLLSFTLSMDDVVVSSFVTGPGFEILPLKIYSMVKVGVSPEVNALATILMVLSLLLVAASQLLLRDKTK
- the pepT gene encoding peptidase T, which translates into the protein MTTLLDRFLHYVSFDTQSRAHARQVPSTEGQWQLARALQKELTELGLKDVTLSEHCCVMATLPANVDYPTPVIGFISHVDTSPDFSGKHVNPQIVENYRGGDIALGIGEEILSPVMFPILHQLIGHTLITTDGKTLLGADDKAGVAEIMTAVAQLAQSDIPHGEIRIAFTPDEEVGRGTEHFDVAAFGADWAYTIDGSGLGEFQFENFNAASVTVKIMGNNVHPGTAKGVMVNALDLAMRFHAEVPATEKPQFTSGYEGFYHLHGIKGSVERAELSYIVRDFDRDSFETRKQKLIDIARRVGKGLNPDCYIDVTVEDSYYNMREIVEAHPHSIELALQAMRNCGVEPDVKPIRGGTDGAWLSFKGLPCPNIFTGGYNYHGKHEFASLDIMQKTVEVIIDIARLAAVKK
- the phoQ gene encoding two-component system sensor histidine kinase PhoQ; protein product: MKILQSHRPFSLRARFLLATAAVVLILSLSYGMVAVVGYIVSFDKTTYRVMRGESNLFYTLAQWKNNRLTIAQPKQMTLNSPTLVFIYDERGRLLWQQRDVPEIRHKIRPEWLKKPDFYEIDTNNQTSNKALGNDLAAKNKLHDYDDNGNGTFTHSVAVNRYDATTSLPALTVVVVDSIPQELQHSDVVWSWFSYVLLVNLLLVIPLLWLAAHWSLRPIGTLASQIRELESSQREALDPNPPQELRSLVRNLNLLLENERQRYTRYRTTLSDLTHSLKTPLAVLQSTLRSLRGGKNLSVEQAEPIMLEQISRISQQIGYYLHRASMQADHNPLKRELHSVSALLDSLCSALNKVYQRKGVSLTLDISPEITFVGDQNDFMEVMGNVLDNACKYCLEFVEISARQTDSSLQLIVEDDGPGIPESKREMIFLRGQRADTLRPGQGLGLAVARDILEQYAGDIEAGTSELGGAHMKVIFQRQEVEHNLE